A DNA window from Arachis duranensis cultivar V14167 chromosome 3, aradu.V14167.gnm2.J7QH, whole genome shotgun sequence contains the following coding sequences:
- the LOC107478656 gene encoding uncharacterized protein LOC107478656 → MGFSGGIWICWNDNNISINTIESDPQYIHAKITSPGREDWFMTAVYANPQPQGRRALWPKLQNLANRMQSPWILTGDFNEIKDPTEKKGGGQVDYRACSRFSAWINNSGLIDLGFMGSIFTWKGPLWNGYERVFKRLDRALANPAWRLTYHEAVVKVLPRTNSDHHPLLIIEKVSNTLNRNRPFRFECMWTYHPEFEPFLQQQWNNNENNNVLSTLDKVRREMHIWNRDTFGNIFKIKRRIMNRLAGIQRSNSYGQNPFLDQLEVSLNKDLNDILDKEDTFWLQKSREQWITEGDRNTSFYHTKTIIRRRKNKILKLRNQDGIWIEDEHQLETHITNFFKSLYREEVNISPLNIDHMALPNLDTNTCRNMEATPLEVEIKKALFSIGSLKAPGEDGFPAIFFKNNWNLMKEKICNFVQLCWREPSLIKDTNKTLLALIPKLHHPEFVSQFRPIALCNVKYKIITKIIVERLKPMLDDRISPHQSSFIPNRKIHDNIIIAKEVMHSMKKIRGKKSYMAIKIDFEKAYDRLNWEYLSQRLSEFGLPNQISNIIMEGVKSVSYSVLWNGNKTETFYPSRGLRQGDPLSPYLFVISMDKLSQFIEQEVNNRSWTPFTFRGNRVHLSHLMFADDLLLFAEASVQQIEKINAVLDRFCKASGLKISNAKSSIVFSKNTTPEIKSNILTKTDFTENKVLGRYLGAMLNNKKRGKENYKAVIDRVGNKLKGWKSKCLSMAGRIMLAQAVISPSVNFDMQHEKVPKTVCKEIEKLQRNFVWGDDNNKRRLHSINWKTLCRPKYEGGLGFRNLELMNDSFLIKIIWQLKENPNTLWAKILYQKYLNNNNFPTQKEAKSSDSNLWKDLAKLWDTFQNLSVTFVGDGRATNFWLDRWVEEIDDTLKNHATQLNLDLNSSVWEWANDTEGWNKEKLKSYLPNNITARVLAQPPPNNNNGKDRQGWRLSEDGDYSVAATYRALANWPPPSTTNWSKLWQWKGPQKAKITLWRMMHNRLLTNERRSRLFGGSDGCPFCTNQPESTLHAFRNCRGVALLWSQLINPDATQSWRNREIFEQGYNRPPNPHTEILRKVKEINDAFGKKKGESRVKNREEHHIRWHPPPHNWVTLNTDGSRNNELKKASCGGLLRNENGKWLGEFSYFIGDCTAYRAELWGIDQGLKLAWTLGLKKVKVECDSKAVIEILNSEKNLSNHPNSMIRNINAWRVKDWNICFVNIYREGNRGADCLARKGLELEPGLHFWDTPPTEIVSILFDDEKGVSLPRWRLSEDGDYSVAATYRALANWPPPSTTNWSKLWQWKGPQKAKTTLWRMMHNRLITNERRSRLFGGSDGCPFCTNQPESTLHAFRDCRGVALLWSQLINPDATQVFFGSNLEQWVNLNFGRELRRGANHNWMDIFITACWKIWSWRNREIFEQGYNRPPNPHTEILRKVKEINDAFEKKKGENRVKNREEHHIRWHPPPHNWVTLNTDGSRNNELKKASCGGLLRNEN, encoded by the exons ATGGGATTTTCAGGTGGCATATGGATATGTTGGAATGATAACAACATAAGCATAAACACGATTGAATCTGATCCTCAATATATTCACGCCAAGATTACCAGTCCAGGAAGAGAAGATTGGTTCATGACTGCTGTTTATGCCAACCCTCAACCACAAGGCAGAAGAGCTTTATGGCCAAAGCTCCAAAACTTAGCCAACAGAATGCAAAGTCCTTGGATTCTCACAGGAGACTTCAATGAGATAAAGGACCCAACAGAGAAAAAAGGGGGTGGCCAAGTTGATTACAGAGCTTGTAGTAGGTTTAGTGCTTGGATAAATAATAGTGGTCTTATTGATTTGGGCTTCATGGGCAGCATATTCACCTGGAAAGGTCCCCTTTGGAATGGTTATGAAAGAGTTTTCAAAAGGCTGGACCGTGCCTTGGCCAATCCAGCTTGGAGGCTTACCTATCATGAGGCGGTTGTGAAGGTCCTTCCAAGAACTAACTCTGACCACCACCCCCTCCTCATTATAGAAAAAGTCTCTAACACCCTTAACAGGAACAGGCCTTTTAGATTTGAGTGCATGTGGACTTATCACCCGGAGTTTGAACCCTTTCTTCAACAACAATGGAACAACAATGAGAATAACAACGTTCTTAGCACCCTTGACAAAGTCAGAAGGGAGATGCACATATGGAACAGGGACACGTTTGGaaacattttcaaaatcaagaGAAGAATTATGAACAGACTTGCGGGCATTCAAAGGAGCAACAGTTATGGGCAGAACCCGTTCTTGGATCAGTTAGAAGTTTCCCTCAATAAGGATCTTAATGACATTCTTGACAAGGAAGATACTTTTTGGCTTCAAAAGTCTCGAGAACAATGGATCACGGAAGGAGACAGAAATACTAGTTTCTATCACACGAAGACTATTataaggagaagaaaaaacaaGATCCTAAAGCTTAGGAATCAAGACGGCATTTGGATTGAGGATGAGCATCAACTTGAGACTCACataaccaatttttttaaatccctTTATAGGGAAGAGGTAAACATATCTCCTTTGAATATTGATCATATGGCTCTCCCTAATTTGGATACTAACACTTGCAGGAATATGGAAGCAACCCCCTTGGAAGTGGAAATCAAGAAAGCTCTTTTTAGCATCGGATCTCTAAAAGCTCCCGGAGAAGATGGCTTCCCAgcgatttttttcaaaaataattggaatctcatgaaagaaaaaatttgtaACTTTGTCCAATTGTGTTGGAGGGAACCTAGCTTAATTAAAGACACTAATAAGACTCTCTTGGCCCTCATTCCGAAACTCCATCATCCGGAATTTGTATCCCAATTTAGACCTATAGCGTTGTGTAATGTGAAGTACAAAATCATAACCAAAATCATTGTAGAAAGGCTCAAACCAATGCTAGATGATAGAATATCCCCGCACCAATCCAGCTTTATCCCTAATCGGAAAATTCACGATAATATCATTATTGCCAAGGAGGTGATGCATTCTATGAAGAAAATTAGAGGAAAGAAAAGTTACATGGCTATCAAGATTGACTTCGAAAAAGCCTATGATAGATTAAATTGGGAGTACCTCAGTCAAAGACTTTCAGAATTTGGGCTACCCAACCAAATCAGCAATATTATTATGGAAGGAGTTAAATCTGTCAGCTATAGCGTTCTTTGGAATGGAAACAAAACTGAAACTTTCTATCCTTCTAGAGGACTAAGACAAGGGGATCCTTTATCCCCTTATCTTTTTGTCATCAGTATGGATAAATTGTCTCAATTTATTGAACAGGAAGTCAATAACAGATCTTGGACTCCTTTTACTTTTAGAGGAAATAGAGTTCATTTATCTCATTTGATGTTTGCTGATGACTTACTTCTTTTTGCAGAAGCATCGGTCCAACAAATAGAGAAGATAAATGCAGTTTTGGACAGATTTTGCAAAGCTTCTGGCCTAAAAATCAGTAATGCTAAGTCTTCTATAGTGTTCTCGAAAAACACAACTCCGGAGATAAAGAGCAACATATTGACAAAGACTGATTtcacagaaaataaagtgctggGAAGATACTTGGGCGCTATGTTGAATAATAagaaaagaggaaaggaaaactACAAAGCTGTGATTGATAGAGTGGGCAACAAACTCAAGGGGTGGAAGAGCAAATGCCTTTCAATGGCTGGCAGGATAATGCTAGCACAAGCAGTGATAAGTCCTAGCGTGAATTTTGACATGCAACATGAAAAAGTCCCAAAAACAGTGTGTAAAGAGATTGAAAAACTCCAGAGAAATTTTGTCTGGGGAGATgacaacaacaaaagaagaCTTCACAGCATTAACTGGAAGACCCTCTGCCGACCTAAGTATGAGGGGGGGTTGGGATTCAGGAACCTGGAACTCATGAATGATTCTTTCCTGATCAAAATAATTTGGCAACTAAAGGAGAACCCTAATACACTATGGGCCAAAATCCTATACCAGAAATatctcaacaacaacaattttcCTACAcagaaagaagcaaaaagctcaGACTCAAATCTGTGGAAAGACCTTGCAAAACTCTGGGACACATTCCAAAATCTCTCGGTGACCTTCGTGGGAGACGGTCGTGCTACCAACTTCTGGCTAGACAGATGGGTCGAAGAAATTGATGATACCCTGAAAAATCATGCAACCCAACTTAATCTAGACCTCAACAGTTCAGTTTGGGAATGGGCAAATGATACTGAAGGATggaataaagaaaaattgaaatcttACCTCCCAAATAACATTACAGCAAGAGTGCTCGCCCAACCGccgcccaacaacaacaatggtaAGGATAGACAAGGATGGAGGCTCTCAGAAGATGGTGACTACTCCGTGGCGGCAACCTATAGAGCCCTAGCCAATTGGCCCCCTCCATCAACCACAAATTGGAGCAAATTGTGGCAATGGAAGGGACCCCAAAAGGCAAAAATCACTCTCTGGAGAATGATGCATAATAGACTCCTCACTAATGAGAGAAGGAGTCGTTTATTTGGGGGGAGTGATGGATGCCCCTTCTGCACTAACCAGCCGGAGAGCACCTTGCATGCGTTCAGGAACTGCCGGGGAGTCGCCCTCCTTTGGTCACAACTCATCAATCCAGATGCAACGCAG AGTTGGAGAAATAGGGAGATTTTTGAACAAGGATATAACAGACCACCAAACCCCCATACTGAAATTCTTAGGAAAGTAAAGGAGATAAATGATGCCTTTgggaaaaaaaagggagaaagcaGGGTCAAGAACAGAGAAGAACACCACATCAGATGGCACCCTCCACCACACAATTGGGTAACCTTGAATACTGATGGGTCAAGAAATAATGAATTGAAGAAGGCAAGTTGTGGAGGCCTCTTGAggaatgaaaatggaaaatggcttggagaattttcttattttattggtGATTGCACAGCTTACAGAGCTGAGTTGTGGGGTATTGACCAAGGCCTCAAATTGGCGTGGACTTTGGGACTAAAGAAGGTAAAAGTAGAATGTGATTCTAAAGCAgtgattgaaattttaaatagtGAGAAAAACTTATCCAATCATCCGAATAGTATGATTAGAAACATCAATGCTTGGAGAGTCAAAGATTGGAATATTTGTTTTGTAAATATTTATAGAGAAGGCAATAGAGGTGCCGATTGCCTCGCTCGCAAAGGCTTAGAGCTAGAACCAGGATTACACTTTTGGGATACACCTCCTACAGAGATTGTGAGCATCCTttttgatgatgaaaaagggGTTTCCTTGCCCc gaTGGAGGCTCTCAGAAGATGGTGACTACTCCGTGGCGGCAACCTATAGAGCCCTAGCCAATTGGCCCCCTCCATCAACCACAAATTGGAGCAAATTGTGGCAATGGAAGGGACCCCAAAAGGCAAAAACCACTCTCTGGAGAATGATGCATAATAGACTCATCACTAATGAGAGAAGGAGTCGTTTATTTGGGGGGAGTGATGGATGCCCCTTCTGCACTAACCAGCCGGAGAGCACCTTGCATGCGTTCAGGGACTGCCGGGGAGTCGCCCTCCTTTGGTCACAACTCATCAATCCAGATGCAACGCAGGTTTTCTTCGGATCAAACTTAGAGCAATGGGTCAATCTCAATTTCGGTAGAGAATTGAGAAGAGGAGCGAATCATAACTGGATGGACATTTTTATCACAGCTTGTTGGAAGATTTGGAGTTGGAGAAATAGGGAGATTTTTGAACAAGGATATAACAGACCACCAAACCCCCATACTGAAATTCTTAGGAAAGTAAAGGAGATAAATGAtgcctttgaaaaaaaaaagggagaaaacagGGTCAAGAACAGAGAAGAACACCACATCAGATGGCACCCTCCACCACACAATTGGGTAACCTTGAATACTGATGGGTCAAGAAATAATGAATTGAAGAAGGCAAGTTGTGGAGGCCTCTTGAggaatgaaaattga